AGCTGAATAATGCGATTTTCCACCATATAACCTAAATGGTCACAGCCTAAGGAGTCGGCCTTAAACTCACTATGAAAGCCTGGCCATTCATACGCTGCTAAGCGCTGATAAGGCCAAGCACGCATCGCTTGAATAGCTTGCCAAGCGTGAGCTTTTTCTAATAACGCCACCGAAGTCGCACTTAAAGAAGAGACGCGTAAATCAAAAGGCTGTTCGGCGCTAAACTCGGCTGCTGGTTTAGCTTCTATTAAGCGAATTGCCAACCCAGTGGGCGCTAATAACGCCGCGGCTAAGGCCCCCACCATACCGCCACCTATAATGGCAATATCACATTGTTCCATGGCTTACCTCATGAATGTTTTGTCCATGTTAGCGTAAAAGCGCTTCATTTTATGGCTCATTAAGCCTCAGCATCCCACGCTCGGCCTACGCTGTCTATTGGATATTATCTGGTCACTAGCGCGAGAAAGGAGTAGAATTTGGTGCCTGATCCCATGTCCCTTGCCGTATACCTTTACCGGCATATCGGCCGTAATTTCAAGAGTGCCATGAGCAAAAAACTTCATATTAAAACCTGGGGCTGTCAGATGAACGAATATGATTCATCTAAGATGGCTGATTTACTCGACGCCACCCACGGCTATGAGCTCACCGACGATCCTACCGAAGCGGATGTGTTGTTGCTTAATACCTGCTCTATCCGTGAAAAAGCCCAAGAAAAAGTCTTTCATCAACTCGGACGCTGGCGTCCTCTTAAAATGATCAACCCAAAGCTGGTGATAGGGGTAGGCGGCTGTGTGGCGTCTCAAGAAGGGGAAGCCATCCGCGCCCGCGCCCACTATGTGGACCTCGTCTTTGGCCCACAAACACTGCATCGTTTACCGGCGATGATTAAAGCCGTGCTTGAGGGCAATGGTGCTCAAGTGGATGTGGCGTTTCCTGAAATTGAAAAATTCGACAATTTGCCTGAGCCGCGCGCCGAAGGACCCACCGCCTATGTGTCGATTATGGAAGGCTGCTCAAAATATTGTTCTTTTTGCGTCGTACCCTATACCCGAGGCGAAGAAGTCAGTCGCCCTCTAGACGATGTGCTTTACGAAATTGCCCAGCTCGCCGACCAAGGGGTGCGAGAAGTTAATTTATTAGGCCAAAACGTGAATGGGTATCGTGGTGACACTCACGATGGAGAAATTTGTACCTTTGCCGAGTTATTACGCTTAGTCGCCTCCATCGATGGCATTGATCGGGTGCGCTACACCACCAGTCATCCTATTGAATTTACCGATGACATTATTGAAGTCTATAAAGATACGCCAGAATTGGTTAGCTTTTTGCACTTGCCTGTACAAAGTGGCTCAGACCGAATTTTGACGCTAATGAAGCGCCCGCATACCGCGCTTGAATATAAGTCTAAGATCCGTAAATTACGCGCCGCCCGCCCAGACGTGACCATTAGCTCTGACTTTATTATTGGTTTTCCTGGGGAAGATGAAGAAGATTTTGCACAAACCATGAAGCTTATCGAAGACGTAGGCTTTGATTTAAGCTATAGCTTTATCTTTAGCGCCCGCCCCGGCACGCCGGCGGCAGATTTACCCGATGATGTGCCCATGGAAGAGAAAAAAGCGCGCTTAGCCCGCTTACAAACGCTAATTAATAATCAAGCGCAACAAATCAGTCGCCAAATGATGGGCACCACTCAGCGTATTTTAGTGGAAGGCCCCTCTAAGATAAATCCAATGGAATTACGCGGGCGCACTGAAAATAATAGAGTAGTAAACTTTGAAGGCCCCCATACCGCTATTGGTGGCTTTGCCGATGTAGAGATTATTGAAGCACGCCCTAATAGCTTACGCGGAAGATTTATCCGTGATGAAACTGAAATGGGTTTGCGCGTGCAAACCTCGCCAAAGAGTATTTTAAGTCGCCGCCCCGATGGCGTGGCCGATGACATAGGCGTGGCTACTTTTACACCTTAACATTAGGGTAAGGAATGAGGCGTGAGAGGTAAGGTACGCAGATGAAGTACCCACCCACAATGTCGTCACTAATAGGCTGTATCTTGTGGTACAGCCTTTACGGTTTTACCTCTTTACTATTTATCACTTACGCTTCACGCTTAAATAACAGGAGTTATTTTGACAACGACTGTAGAACTGGAATTGCAGCCTGCCGATGGCGCACGCCTAGCTAGCCTATGTGGCCCGCTAGATGACAATATTAAACAACTCGAGCGCCGCTTAGGCGTGGCCATCAATTATCATAATCAGCATTTTAGCATTGCGGGTAAGCCCGCTCAGATAAACATAGCCTGCGAATTACTGAAAGACTTATATGTCCAAACCCAACCGCTTCGCGATCAAGGCGTACCTGATATTACGCCAGATTTAGTGCACTTATTAATACAAGAAAGCCAAACTCTTGAGCAAGATATTCGCCCCGATGCCCATCATATCTATGACAAAGCACTCACCATTAAAACTAAGCGCGGCTTAATTAAACCGCGCAGCCCTAACCAAGCTAATTATATTGCGCACATGTTAAGCCATGATATTACCTTTGGCATTGGTCCGGCGGGCACAGGTAAAACTTATTTGGCAGTGGCGGCGGCGGTAGATGCCCTAGAGCGCCAAGAAGTGCGCAGGATCTTATTAACTCGCCCCGCGGTAGAGGCCGGTGAAAAGCTGGGCTTTTTGCCAGGGGATCTTAGTCAAAAAGTAGATCCTTATTTGCGCCCACTTTATGATGCATTATTTGAAATGCTTGGCTTTGAGCAAGTAGAAAAACTCATTGAGCGCAATGTAATTGAAGTGGCGCCATTAGCCTATATGCGTGGGCGCACCCTAAATGATGCATTTATTATTCTCGATGAAAGTCAAAATACTACGCTCGAGCAAATGAAGATGTTTTTAACGCGCATCGGCTTTAACTCGCGCGCCGTAGTAACCGGTGATATTACTCAAGTCGACTTACCGCGCAATGCTAAATCTGGCCTGCGCCATGCAATGGAAGTATTAGACGGCGTTGAAGGCTTGTCATTTAACTTTTTTGAAGCCGAAGATGTGGTGCGCCATCCCGTCGTGGCTCGTATAGTTCGCGCCTATGAGCTATTTGATAATCAACAGCGAAGTCACGATGAGGGTCAGTCATGAAACTGTGGTTAGACTTACAAATCGCGACCGCCCCCTCACCCACTCTGCCCCGAGAAGCAGATATTTTACAGTGGATGCAAGCGGCCCTAAAAGACGAGCGTGATGAAGCAGAAGTGACCTTGCGCATCGTGGACGAAGCCGAGAGCCAGCAACTCAATCTTGATTATCGCGCTAAAGATAAGCCCACCAATGTGCTATCTTTTCCGTTTGTAGCACCACCAGGGATTAATATCCCGTTACTGGGTGATTTAGTGGTGTGTCGCCAAGTGGTAGAGCAAGAAGCACAAGACCAAGCTAAGTCGCTTAACGCCCACTGGGCGCACATAGTGGTACACGGCTGCTTGCATTTACTGGGCTTTGACCATATTAAAGATGATGAAGCCGAGATAATGGAAGCAAAAGAAATTGCCATCTTGGCAAGCCTTGGCTATGCCAATCCCTATTTAGATGATGAAGGTTAAATTAGGTCAATGAGCGACGATAATTCGAACTCAGAACACGGTTCGTCCGCTAAGAAAAACTGGCTAGAAAAACTAGGCCAACTTTTTCAGGGCGAACCGAAGAATCGTGAAGAGTTAGTAGAAGTGATCATGGAAGCCAGTCAGCGTGAGCTGATCGATCAAGACACCAAAGACATGATTGAAGGCGTACTCGAGGTTAGCGAGTTAAGAGTACGCGATATTATGATCCCCCGCTCACAGATGGTCACGGTGGAAAAGTCCCAACCGGTGTCGTCATTTTTGCCCATGATTATTGAGTCTACGCACTCACGCTTTCCGGTGGTTAATGAAGATAAAGACCACATAGAAGGCATTTTGTTAGCAAAAGATCTGCTGCAATACGGTTTTTCGCTAAACGACGATACTTTCGCTATCGATAAAATATTACGCCCCGCTGTGGTGGTACCAGAAAGTAAGCGCCTAGATAAGCTGCTAAAAGAATTTCGCCAAGAGCGTTATCACATGGCCATCGTCGTCGATGAGTTTGGCGGTGTATCAGGGCTGGTGACCATTGAAGATATTTTAGAATTGATTGTTGGCGACATTGAAGATGAATTTGATGCCGAGGAAAGTGAAGAAATCCGACAAATTACGTCGCGCGTCTATTCAGTCGCCGCCCTCACCGATATCGAAGACTTTAACGAGTTTTTTAATACCGACTTTAGTGATGAAGAGGCAGACACAGTAGGTGGGCTTGTGATGCACGCCTTTGGCCACTTACCTGCTAAAGGAGAACAACTGGAAATTAATGGCTTTATCTTCAAGGTGGCCCACGCGGATCGTCGACGTTTGCTGCAATTACAGGTTAAGCTGCCCGCTACCCAGGACTCAGCTACTTCGGATACTTTATAACCGTGCGCCATTTTTTACCCAGCCTCATTGCCCTATTAAGTGGGGTAATAGGGGTATTTGCTTTTAGTCCTTTTGATTACTGGCCATTGGCACTGGTGTCTTTGTTTGGCTTGTATGCCAGTACCCAAAACTTAGCACCCAAATTAGCCGCTAAGCGCGCCTTTATCTGGGCCTTTGGTTTTTACCTATATGGCTTGTGGTGGATCCATAACAGCATGACGCTGTTTGGCGGGATCCCCTTATGGGTGGCTTTTTTATTGGTGGCTTTATTAGCCGCTTATTTAAGCTTATATACCGCCGCTGCCATTTGGTTGGCACAGCGCTTAGTGCCCGCACGCGCCTGGCGCGCATTGTTAGTATTACCCGCCCTTTTAATTGCCGCCGATTGGTTACGCGGCTGGGTACTCACCGGTTTTCCGTGGTTATGGTTTGGTTACAGTCAAGTCGATGGTCCCTTAGCCGCACTGGCACCGCTGGCGGGCGTACAAGGCATTAGTTGGCTGCTTATCTTCTCTGCAGCCAGCGTGTGGTTATTACTGCAACGCCACTTTCGCTGGTGGCCAAGTGTCGCCACCTTAGTGTTATGGGGTTTAGCCGTTGGCGCCAGCTCACTTTCTTGGGTAACGCCTACCCAAGAAAGTCGCTTTGCGCTGGTACAGGGCAATATCGAACAATCGCTAAAATGGATCCCAGGACATTTAGAGCAAAGCTTACAGCGCTATATTAACCTCACGTTACCGCTGCGCGATGCAGATGTGGTGATCTGGCCAGAATCAGCGCTGCCCAGTAGTGAACAAGAATTAGCGCCTTGGCTACAACAAGTGGATCGCCTAATGCGTGAACGTGGCCAAAGTTTGATTACCGGTTTAGTGTCACAACCCGACTCTGGTGAAACTTATAACTCGGTCATCACTTTGGGTAAAAACGCCATTCCTTATCAATTAGAGCACAGCAATCGCTACTATAAACAGCACCTAGTGCCCATTGGTGAGTTTGTGCCCTTTGGCGATTTATTACGACCATTAGCACCATTTTTTAACTTACCAATGTCTTCTTTTGCTAAAGGGCAAGCCGGCCAGCCTGACTTAAGCGTGGCAGGGCAGCAATTAAGTGTGGCTATTTGTTATGAAGTGGCCTTTCCGGGCTTAGTGCGCGCCAACACCAAACCCGACACCGATTACTTGCTTACCGTGTCTAACGATACCTGGTTTGGGCAATCAATTGGCCCTTGGCAGCATCAACAAATTGCGCGCATGCGCGCTCTAGAATTAGGCCGCCCGCTGATCCGGGCTACCAATAATGGCGTCACTTTAGTTACCGATGAAAAAGGCCAAATTCAGGCTCAATACCCGCAATTTACCATGGGCGTATTACAGGCTAAAGTGATGGGCACCACAGGGCTTACTCCCTATGCCAGCTTTGGAAGTGCGCCCTTAATGGCGTGGTTATTAATTAGCGCCTTAGTGGGAATTACTCAAGGTCGGCGCCAATACTACGGACATCAGCAGCGTCTTGCCGCTCAAGAAAACCTACGCACCAGAGCCAGAAGTTAACGCTGAACGCGGCACGAAAAAACACCGAGTCTTATCGACTCGGTGTTTTTTGCTTTAATGGGTAGCGTACGGCGTATCACGTACGGCTGTCTGTCAGAGCGCTAACGGTCGGCGAATAAAGCAGTCGTGATTGCACTCTAAACACGTGGTGAGTACTTCAGGGTGCGTCACTTCATGAGAGTGCGCACACAAGGTGCAATCAAAGCGCCCAGGACCCACTACCTCGCCGGCATGATACTCACCGTGATTAGTCAGCTCGGTAGCCAGCTCCTGCCACTCTAATTGGCTTTGGTCGGTAATATCGGACAACCAGCCCCATACGGTTTCTTTAATGCGTTGATAATAAAGGCTATCTCTAAAGTCTTCCCCACTGACTTCTAACTCAACCAAATCACGCTTAACGTATTCGGAGATCAAGGCAATTTCGTCTTTAGTTAAATCACTGGCCGCTTCCATATAGGCGCGGGTCTTATCTACTAATTCTTTAATGCTGGCATCTTCATTTTCTTGCCAGCGCTTTCTTAGCTCAGCAACAAACTGGTCATAGCCTTTTTTCTTTTTATGATCTTGATTATCCATCTGCTTTCTCCCTTAAGATGATAAGCACTAAGGGCGGCTATTGTTGCCTTTCCCCCCTAGGGTATTCTATGTCGATATTTCGCCGTGGTTTATCACCCATTTCTCAGATCCGGATGTCCCTAATGCAAGAGCAATACATTCCCCAAAACATTGAGCCCAAAGTACAAGAGCTATGGGCAGAACAGCAGACCTTTAAGGCTACAGAACAAGCAGATAAAGAGAAATTCTATTGCCTCTCTATGTTTCCTTATCCTTCTGGCCGACTGCACATGGGGCATGTACGTAACTACACCATAGGTGACGTTATCTCGCGTTATCAACGCCTGCAAGGTAAAAATGTTATGCAACCCATAGGTTGGGATGCTTTTGGCTTGCCAGCAGAGAACGCCGCTATTAATAATAAGACGGCACCCGCACCTTGGACCTATGAAAATATCGACTACATGAAAAACCAGTTGAAGCGCTTAGGCTTTGGTTATGATTGGAGCCGAGAGTTTGCTACCTGTGACCCAGAATACTATCGCTGGGAGCAGTGGTTTTTTACTAAGCTTTATGAGCAAGGTTTAGTGTATAAGAAAACCTCATCGGTCAACTGGTGTCCTAATGACGAAACCGTATTAGCCAATGAGCAAGTTAATGACGGCTGCTGCTGGCGCTGTGACTCGCCGGTGGAGCGCAAAGAAATTCCACAGTGGTTTATTAAAATTACCGACTATGCCGATGAATTACTCAGCGAGCTAGATAATTTAGATGAATGGCCCGAGCAAGTTAAGGCCATGCAGCGTAACTGGATTGGCCGCAGTGAAGGCGTCACCTTACGCTTTGCCGTAGCCGACCAAGCGCCCGTGCAAGCTCAATCATTTGAAGTGTATACCACTCGCCCCGACACTCTGTTTGGCGTTACTTATGTAGGCATTGCCGCAGGTCACCCGCTCGCCGAGCAAGCCACAGCCAATAACCCAGCGCTCGCGGCCTTTATTGAAGAGTGCAAGCACAACAGTAAAGTGGCTGAAGCAGATGTAGCGACCATGGACAAAAAAGGCATGGCCACAGGGTTATATGCCATCCATCCGCTAACGGGTAAGCAAGTCCCTATTTGGGTAGCCAACTTTGTGTTAATGGATTATGGCTCAGGTGCCGTAATGTCAGTACCGGCTCATGATGAACGCGATTATGAATTTGCCAAACAATATGGCTTAGACATTATCCCGGTTATTAAGCCTGAGGACGGTAGCGAGCTCGACATCACCAAAGAAGCCTATACCGAGCATGGCATCCTGTTTAACTCAGGCTCCTTTGATGGCTTAGACTTTGCAGCGGCCTTTGATGCTATCGCCGATACCTTAATCGAGAAAAATCTCGGTCAACGTACCGTTAACTATCGCCTGCGCGATTGGGGCGTGAGCCGACAGCGTTATTGGGGGGCGCCTATCCCTATGCTGAACTTAGAAGATGGCTCAGTGGTCGGAGTGCCTGAAGCAGACTTACCGGTGGTGTTGCCAGAAGATGTGGTGATGGATGGCATTCAAAGCCCCATTAAAGCGGATCCGGAGTGGGCAAAAACCACTTATAATGGCCAGCCGGCACTGCGCGAAACCGATACCTTTGACACTTTTATGGAGTCTTCTTGGTATTACGCGCGCTATTGTAGCCCGCACAGCGATAACGCCATGCTCGACTCTGAAAAAGCCAACTATTGGCTGCCAGTGGATCAATATATTGGCGGCATAGAGCATGCGTGTATGCACTTATTATATTCACGCTTTTTCCATAAATTACTGCGCGATACCGGCTTAGTAAATTCCGACGAGCCCTTTAAGCGCCTACTTTGCCAAGGCATGGTATTAGCCGATGCGTTTTACCATACCGATGACAAAGGCGCGCGCACTTGGGTAAGTCCTTTAGAGGTAAGCGTTGAGCGCGATGAAAAAGGGCGCATTAAAAAAGCCCAAGACTCCGAAGGCCACGATTTAGTGCACACCGGCATGACTAAAATGTCTAAGTCAAAAAATAACGGCATAGACCCGCAAGTTATGATTGATAAATACGGCGCCGATACCGTGCGTTTGTTTATGATGTTTGCCGCGCCCGCTGACATGACGCTGGAATGGTCAGATGCCGGTGTGGAAGGCGCTCAGCGCTTTATTAAACGCCTGTGGCGTTTAGTCTATGAGCACCAAGCTCAAGGCTCAGTGGCACAACTGGATGTGGCCAGCTTAAACAGCGAGCAAAAAGCGCTACGCCGTGAAGTACACAAAACCATCGCTAAAGTGAGCGATGACATTGGCCGTCGTCAGACCTTTAATACCGCTATTGCCGCCATCATGGAGTTGATGAATAAGCTGACTAAAGCCGATGGCAGTGATGCGCAAAACCGCGCCTTGTTGCAAGAAGCGCTCGCGGCCATCACAGTGATGCTGCATCCTATTATTCCTCATACCTGTTTTGAATTGTGGCAAGCGCTAGGTCAGCAAGATATTGATCACGCTCCTTGGCCACAAGTAGACCAAAGCGCCCTAGTGGAAGATGAAAAGCTAGTGGTAGTGCAGGTGAACGGCAAGGTGCGCGGTAAAATTACCGTCGCCGCCGATGCCGACCAAGACACGGTGAGTGGCCTAGCGCAAGCGGATGAAAACGTCGCTCGTCATTTGGAAGATAAAACCATTCGTAAAGTGATTTACGTCCCTGGCAAGCTGCTAAATATAGTGGCGAACTGATCTTGTTGTAAGGCGTGAGATGTGCAAAGTGAGGGGGTGACATCTCACGCCTAACTCCTCACATCAGTTAAAGGAATATTTTATGCTTTATCGCATTAAAGCCAGCGTGCTGGTGCTACTGACCTTATTGTTGGTCGGCTGTGGCTTTCAATTGCGCGGTGGTGACAACCTCGCGCCTGAGTTACATAAGCTGGCCTTAGTGGGCGATAATAAAAGTCAATTTTATCGCTTAGTGTCGGCGCGCTTAAAAAGAGCCGGAGCTGAGCTGGTGCCAGTTAGTGCAGGGGTGCCTATTTTAAGCATCCAAGGACTTGGACAAGGAAATACCGTGGCCTCGGTTAACGATCGTGCCAATGCCTTAGAGTACGCCACTCGCTTTGGTACGCGCTTTACACTGGATATGCCCGATGAGACACGCCAAGTGTTTAACGTGACCTTTAACCGCAGCTTTCTTGATAAATCCGCACAAGCGCTGGCTTCTAGCCGAGAGCAGCAACAACTGCGCGAACAAATGGAGCAAGAAGCCGCTGAGCAAATTATTCGCCAACTTAACCGCTTAAGCTTCTAATGCGCTTATATCCTGAAAAACTGGCACATCATCTTCAAGCAGGGCTCGCGCCCTGCTATTTTATTTATGGCGATGAACCGCTTCTTAAGTTAGAAGCGCTGGATATGCTGCGCCAATGCGCGCGTAACAATGGCTTTGATGATCATCTTCGCTTTGACGCACCCAACCTAGAGTGGGACGACATATTTAGCGCCAGCCAATCATTAAGTTTATTTAGCCAGCGACAAATTATCGAACTAGCACTTCCCGAAAAGCTGGATAAAAACAGCGCCCAACGACTGGGCGAGTTACTTAAGCAATGTCATCCCGACTTATTACTTCTCATCACCGGCCCTAAACTAAATCAGCAACAACAAAAAAGCGCTTGGTTTAGTGCCATTAGCCAAGCAGGCCCTGTGATACTGGTGAATACCCCCGAGGGCAGCCATTGGCTACGCTGGCTACAGCAGCGCATCAAACAACATGGCTTACAAATAGATAATGATGGCGTGCAATGGCTAAGCTTAGCGTTTGAAGGGAATTTATTAGCACTAAATGGCGAGCTTGAAAAGCTCGCCTTACAGCAATTACCCTCGCCATTAAGTTTGGCGCTGTTACAAGAACAAGTGCAGCCCCATCATCAATTTAATCCCTTTCAATTATTTGACCCGCTGTTAGAGGGCAAAGTTAAGCGCGCCACGCGAATTTTACTGCAACTGCGCGCCGAGGGGATTGAAGCGGGCATGCTATGTCATTTATTTGCCCGTGAGCTCACCCCTTTAATACACATGCAGCTGGGCTTAACGGCAGGACAGTCCTTTTCTAAGTTGGCGGCCGAGCTGCATATTTGGTCTAGCCGCCAAGGCTTAGTACAAAGCGCACTGCAGCGCCTGCCGTTGGCTAAGCTACAACAATTACAAGCTATGTTAGGGGCGGCCGATGTGGCGGTAGCCAATTTTGAGGAAGACGAAGCGTGGCGCTGGTTATATAGCCTCTGCGTGGGATTTTTAGATGGCAAGAAGATGGGAATTAATCCATAAGCGGTGAGGGCCAATAGTGAGGAGTAAAAGATGAATACAATCAGCACAGGCGCGAATGGGTGGGTTGACCTTAACGCCTTACGCTTCATTGCTCACCCGAGAACATCATGAAGAACGCTATTGGTTTGTTGGGTGGCACCTTTGACCCTATTCATGTCGGGCATTTGCGCCCCGCTATTGCCATGTTAGAGCAGTTGGGCTTAAGCGAAGTACGCCTGATTCCAAATTATATTCCGCCGCATAAGGCCACGCCCGACAGCGATGCTAACCATCGGCTTAATATGGCGAAATTAGCGGCCGCAGCGACGCCCGGATTAGTGGTAGATGCGCGCGAGCTTAACCGCAACCGCCCCTCTTATACGCTTGATACGCTAAAAGAGCTAAGAGGCGAGCACCCTACTC
This genomic window from Oceanisphaera avium contains:
- the miaB gene encoding tRNA (N6-isopentenyl adenosine(37)-C2)-methylthiotransferase MiaB; this encodes MSKKLHIKTWGCQMNEYDSSKMADLLDATHGYELTDDPTEADVLLLNTCSIREKAQEKVFHQLGRWRPLKMINPKLVIGVGGCVASQEGEAIRARAHYVDLVFGPQTLHRLPAMIKAVLEGNGAQVDVAFPEIEKFDNLPEPRAEGPTAYVSIMEGCSKYCSFCVVPYTRGEEVSRPLDDVLYEIAQLADQGVREVNLLGQNVNGYRGDTHDGEICTFAELLRLVASIDGIDRVRYTTSHPIEFTDDIIEVYKDTPELVSFLHLPVQSGSDRILTLMKRPHTALEYKSKIRKLRAARPDVTISSDFIIGFPGEDEEDFAQTMKLIEDVGFDLSYSFIFSARPGTPAADLPDDVPMEEKKARLARLQTLINNQAQQISRQMMGTTQRILVEGPSKINPMELRGRTENNRVVNFEGPHTAIGGFADVEIIEARPNSLRGRFIRDETEMGLRVQTSPKSILSRRPDGVADDIGVATFTP
- a CDS encoding PhoH family protein produces the protein MTTTVELELQPADGARLASLCGPLDDNIKQLERRLGVAINYHNQHFSIAGKPAQINIACELLKDLYVQTQPLRDQGVPDITPDLVHLLIQESQTLEQDIRPDAHHIYDKALTIKTKRGLIKPRSPNQANYIAHMLSHDITFGIGPAGTGKTYLAVAAAVDALERQEVRRILLTRPAVEAGEKLGFLPGDLSQKVDPYLRPLYDALFEMLGFEQVEKLIERNVIEVAPLAYMRGRTLNDAFIILDESQNTTLEQMKMFLTRIGFNSRAVVTGDITQVDLPRNAKSGLRHAMEVLDGVEGLSFNFFEAEDVVRHPVVARIVRAYELFDNQQRSHDEGQS
- the ybeY gene encoding rRNA maturation RNase YbeY — its product is MKLWLDLQIATAPSPTLPREADILQWMQAALKDERDEAEVTLRIVDEAESQQLNLDYRAKDKPTNVLSFPFVAPPGINIPLLGDLVVCRQVVEQEAQDQAKSLNAHWAHIVVHGCLHLLGFDHIKDDEAEIMEAKEIAILASLGYANPYLDDEG
- the corC gene encoding CNNM family magnesium/cobalt transport protein CorC (CorC(YbeX) belongs to the Cyclin M Mg2+ Exporter (CNNM) family, and was characterized as belonging to a set of three proteins, at least one of which must be present for CorA to function.), yielding MSDDNSNSEHGSSAKKNWLEKLGQLFQGEPKNREELVEVIMEASQRELIDQDTKDMIEGVLEVSELRVRDIMIPRSQMVTVEKSQPVSSFLPMIIESTHSRFPVVNEDKDHIEGILLAKDLLQYGFSLNDDTFAIDKILRPAVVVPESKRLDKLLKEFRQERYHMAIVVDEFGGVSGLVTIEDILELIVGDIEDEFDAEESEEIRQITSRVYSVAALTDIEDFNEFFNTDFSDEEADTVGGLVMHAFGHLPAKGEQLEINGFIFKVAHADRRRLLQLQVKLPATQDSATSDTL
- the lnt gene encoding apolipoprotein N-acyltransferase, which produces MRHFLPSLIALLSGVIGVFAFSPFDYWPLALVSLFGLYASTQNLAPKLAAKRAFIWAFGFYLYGLWWIHNSMTLFGGIPLWVAFLLVALLAAYLSLYTAAAIWLAQRLVPARAWRALLVLPALLIAADWLRGWVLTGFPWLWFGYSQVDGPLAALAPLAGVQGISWLLIFSAASVWLLLQRHFRWWPSVATLVLWGLAVGASSLSWVTPTQESRFALVQGNIEQSLKWIPGHLEQSLQRYINLTLPLRDADVVIWPESALPSSEQELAPWLQQVDRLMRERGQSLITGLVSQPDSGETYNSVITLGKNAIPYQLEHSNRYYKQHLVPIGEFVPFGDLLRPLAPFFNLPMSSFAKGQAGQPDLSVAGQQLSVAICYEVAFPGLVRANTKPDTDYLLTVSNDTWFGQSIGPWQHQQIARMRALELGRPLIRATNNGVTLVTDEKGQIQAQYPQFTMGVLQAKVMGTTGLTPYASFGSAPLMAWLLISALVGITQGRRQYYGHQQRLAAQENLRTRARS
- a CDS encoding zinc ribbon-containing protein, whose translation is MDNQDHKKKKGYDQFVAELRKRWQENEDASIKELVDKTRAYMEAASDLTKDEIALISEYVKRDLVELEVSGEDFRDSLYYQRIKETVWGWLSDITDQSQLEWQELATELTNHGEYHAGEVVGPGRFDCTLCAHSHEVTHPEVLTTCLECNHDCFIRRPLAL
- the leuS gene encoding leucine--tRNA ligase, which gives rise to MQEQYIPQNIEPKVQELWAEQQTFKATEQADKEKFYCLSMFPYPSGRLHMGHVRNYTIGDVISRYQRLQGKNVMQPIGWDAFGLPAENAAINNKTAPAPWTYENIDYMKNQLKRLGFGYDWSREFATCDPEYYRWEQWFFTKLYEQGLVYKKTSSVNWCPNDETVLANEQVNDGCCWRCDSPVERKEIPQWFIKITDYADELLSELDNLDEWPEQVKAMQRNWIGRSEGVTLRFAVADQAPVQAQSFEVYTTRPDTLFGVTYVGIAAGHPLAEQATANNPALAAFIEECKHNSKVAEADVATMDKKGMATGLYAIHPLTGKQVPIWVANFVLMDYGSGAVMSVPAHDERDYEFAKQYGLDIIPVIKPEDGSELDITKEAYTEHGILFNSGSFDGLDFAAAFDAIADTLIEKNLGQRTVNYRLRDWGVSRQRYWGAPIPMLNLEDGSVVGVPEADLPVVLPEDVVMDGIQSPIKADPEWAKTTYNGQPALRETDTFDTFMESSWYYARYCSPHSDNAMLDSEKANYWLPVDQYIGGIEHACMHLLYSRFFHKLLRDTGLVNSDEPFKRLLCQGMVLADAFYHTDDKGARTWVSPLEVSVERDEKGRIKKAQDSEGHDLVHTGMTKMSKSKNNGIDPQVMIDKYGADTVRLFMMFAAPADMTLEWSDAGVEGAQRFIKRLWRLVYEHQAQGSVAQLDVASLNSEQKALRREVHKTIAKVSDDIGRRQTFNTAIAAIMELMNKLTKADGSDAQNRALLQEALAAITVMLHPIIPHTCFELWQALGQQDIDHAPWPQVDQSALVEDEKLVVVQVNGKVRGKITVAADADQDTVSGLAQADENVARHLEDKTIRKVIYVPGKLLNIVAN
- a CDS encoding LPS-assembly lipoprotein LptE; translated protein: MLYRIKASVLVLLTLLLVGCGFQLRGGDNLAPELHKLALVGDNKSQFYRLVSARLKRAGAELVPVSAGVPILSIQGLGQGNTVASVNDRANALEYATRFGTRFTLDMPDETRQVFNVTFNRSFLDKSAQALASSREQQQLREQMEQEAAEQIIRQLNRLSF
- the holA gene encoding DNA polymerase III subunit delta produces the protein MRLYPEKLAHHLQAGLAPCYFIYGDEPLLKLEALDMLRQCARNNGFDDHLRFDAPNLEWDDIFSASQSLSLFSQRQIIELALPEKLDKNSAQRLGELLKQCHPDLLLLITGPKLNQQQQKSAWFSAISQAGPVILVNTPEGSHWLRWLQQRIKQHGLQIDNDGVQWLSLAFEGNLLALNGELEKLALQQLPSPLSLALLQEQVQPHHQFNPFQLFDPLLEGKVKRATRILLQLRAEGIEAGMLCHLFARELTPLIHMQLGLTAGQSFSKLAAELHIWSSRQGLVQSALQRLPLAKLQQLQAMLGAADVAVANFEEDEAWRWLYSLCVGFLDGKKMGINP